A window of Polaribacter litorisediminis contains these coding sequences:
- a CDS encoding type 1 glutamine amidotransferase domain-containing protein has protein sequence MKNYITLLLLLITASTFSQSTSKIQKRVLIVLSSYGKDNGNARPGFEFEEFVDAYNIFTQNNVKVIIASPKGGSVTADIFDATKEKNKAFLTNENTAYLLKQTVATAQVDADNFDAIYIIGGKGAMFDIPYDPSLQDIILKLYNRKGTVLASVCHGTSAFIHVKHQNKFILDKERITGFSNEEENIFKSQWIDEFPFLLEDALKSRGAKYQKSSFMLENVVISGKFITGQNPASTKVSAEAVVQALGNKLEHRSISKQDATLDFIKKFLNNQLNKNELFKESSEGSYHYKLIATYGFILIQNTKNNKENLENGIDLISFAKPYFFNKNFQLLVAKSQIKIGKLKQAKQTLEELIEKDFLKKEALALLNEITKS, from the coding sequence ATGAAAAATTATATAACCTTATTACTGTTGCTCATAACTGCATCAACTTTTTCGCAATCAACTTCAAAAATTCAAAAGAGGGTTTTAATTGTACTAAGTAGTTATGGTAAAGATAATGGCAATGCAAGACCAGGTTTTGAGTTTGAGGAATTTGTGGATGCCTACAATATATTTACTCAAAATAATGTAAAGGTTATTATAGCAAGTCCCAAAGGAGGTAGCGTCACAGCAGATATATTCGACGCAACCAAAGAAAAAAATAAGGCGTTTTTAACCAATGAAAATACAGCTTACTTGTTGAAGCAAACAGTAGCTACTGCACAGGTAGATGCTGATAATTTTGATGCTATTTATATTATTGGTGGTAAGGGAGCTATGTTCGATATTCCATATGACCCTTCATTACAAGATATAATACTAAAACTATACAATCGAAAAGGTACAGTTTTGGCGTCTGTTTGTCATGGTACTTCTGCCTTTATTCATGTGAAACACCAAAACAAATTTATTTTAGATAAGGAAAGGATTACGGGTTTTTCTAACGAAGAAGAAAATATTTTTAAGAGTCAATGGATTGATGAATTCCCTTTTTTATTAGAAGATGCTCTAAAGTCTAGAGGTGCAAAATATCAAAAAAGTAGTTTTATGTTAGAAAACGTGGTCATTTCAGGCAAGTTTATAACAGGGCAAAATCCGGCTTCCACAAAAGTTTCGGCAGAAGCTGTAGTGCAGGCTTTGGGCAACAAGCTTGAGCACAGAAGCATTTCCAAGCAAGATGCAACATTAGATTTTATAAAGAAATTCCTAAATAACCAACTTAATAAAAATGAATTATTTAAAGAAAGTAGTGAAGGTAGTTATCATTATAAACTCATAGCAACCTATGGATTTATCCTTATCCAAAACACAAAAAATAATAAAGAGAACTTAGAAAATGGGATAGACTTAATCTCGTTTGCCAAACCATATTTTTTTAATAAAAACTTTCAATTGTTAGTTGCAAAATCACAAATAAAAATTGGCAAATTGAAACAGGCTAAACAAACTCTTGAAGAGTTAATTGAAAAAGATTTTTTAAAAAAGGAAGCGTTAGCATTGCTAAATGAAATAACGAAAAGTTAA
- a CDS encoding amidohydrolase family protein: protein MKRKVLFFLKASGAFICVILTVFAIAYLWPMSTLQPPKLSEQTIIKNVNIVDVATGEIAKHRFVLIEHSRITKVDTTNITASDDALIIDGTDKFLIPGLWDMHTHSNQHSAWLHHPLYIANGITGVRDMSGQLNERDSYWVGSKERLQWNKDLENNIRVTPRYVLQSSYQMDGEKAIPEESPNFFKLQKPSQVDSLLQFYKNEKVDFIKVYQQLPKDTYTELAKKAPNYGLHLAGHKPMFLSLEEAVNLGQRSFEHGRIFIYECFPEADSLKSPTNWKQYFSKSKAKIVQEFDSIQAKALMRLMHKKNTYWTPTLQTLKFEANAHKEVFTNNKNLKYITKVRKQLWWKYDTNHNKEKNLKSTGNIVSEQFFEASKKQVAMAHKIGVPIMAGTDVTDSYVFAGFSLHDELFELTTSGISNLEALQSATLVPAKFSNMEEHYGSVEIGKKADLVLLNKNPLSDIKNTKEINGVIINGMYYDEEKLNELKEFTETAASSFHMNVKTLISLVHSPLIRVQFAD, encoded by the coding sequence ATGAAGAGAAAAGTTTTGTTTTTTTTAAAAGCTAGTGGCGCATTCATTTGTGTAATACTTACAGTTTTTGCGATAGCTTATTTATGGCCGATGAGTACCTTACAGCCACCAAAATTATCAGAGCAGACCATCATTAAAAATGTAAATATTGTTGATGTTGCAACAGGTGAAATTGCCAAGCATCGGTTTGTTTTAATAGAGCACTCTCGAATTACAAAAGTTGATACTACGAATATCACAGCTTCTGATGATGCACTAATTATCGATGGTACGGACAAATTCCTCATTCCTGGATTATGGGACATGCACACCCATTCTAACCAACATTCAGCATGGTTGCATCACCCGCTTTACATTGCGAATGGAATAACTGGTGTTAGAGACATGTCTGGTCAATTAAATGAAAGAGATAGTTATTGGGTGGGTAGTAAAGAACGTTTGCAATGGAATAAAGATTTAGAAAATAACATAAGAGTCACACCAAGATACGTGTTACAGAGCAGTTACCAAATGGATGGTGAAAAAGCCATTCCTGAAGAGTCCCCCAACTTTTTTAAACTGCAAAAGCCATCTCAGGTTGATTCATTATTACAATTTTATAAAAATGAAAAGGTTGATTTTATTAAAGTTTACCAACAGTTACCAAAAGACACTTACACAGAACTAGCTAAAAAAGCGCCTAATTACGGTTTGCATTTGGCAGGTCATAAACCGATGTTTTTAAGCTTAGAAGAAGCGGTTAATCTAGGTCAAAGAAGTTTTGAACATGGTCGTATTTTTATATACGAGTGTTTTCCGGAAGCTGATAGTTTAAAAAGCCCAACCAATTGGAAGCAATATTTCTCGAAATCAAAAGCAAAGATTGTACAAGAGTTTGACAGTATTCAAGCAAAAGCTTTAATGCGATTAATGCACAAAAAAAATACCTATTGGACCCCAACTTTGCAAACCTTAAAATTTGAAGCTAATGCACATAAGGAAGTCTTTACAAACAATAAAAATCTAAAATATATAACCAAAGTTAGAAAACAGTTATGGTGGAAATATGATACAAACCATAACAAAGAGAAAAATCTCAAAAGTACTGGTAATATCGTAAGTGAACAATTTTTTGAGGCTTCAAAAAAACAAGTAGCGATGGCACATAAAATAGGTGTGCCCATTATGGCAGGTACCGATGTTACAGATTCTTATGTATTTGCGGGTTTTAGTTTACACGATGAATTATTTGAATTAACAACAAGTGGGATATCCAATCTCGAGGCGTTACAATCTGCTACTTTAGTTCCTGCAAAATTTTCGAACATGGAAGAGCATTATGGCTCTGTTGAAATTGGTAAAAAAGCAGATCTGGTGTTATTAAATAAAAACCCATTAAGCGATATTAAAAACACAAAAGAAATTAATGGCGTCATAATAAATGGTATGTATTATGATGAAGAAAAACTCAATGAACTTAAAGAGTTTACAGAAACAGCTGCTAGCAGCTTTCATATGAATGTAAAAACATTGATAAGCTTGGTTCATAGTCCATTAATTCGAGTGCAGTTTGCCGATTAA
- a CDS encoding serine hydrolase domain-containing protein: MKSFTKTLFFVLITLSTFSVFAQNNHKKLINKIDVYLEASETNGFSGVVLVAKKGEVMLSKGYGWADRKNKIPNSPATVFNIGSVTKQFTASAILKLVEQGKIKTSDKISSYFTQTPMDKSDITIHQLLTHTSGISNRTGGFRYHEASKDQFLKEFFESELHSKPGTTYQYANANYIMLTVILESVSGQTYNAFLKEHLFKPAQMKSTGYKSIDFSTERLAHGYYYNRDDEEWKDWGTTQQHLPYNNNHWYSIGKGDIHSTIEDLYKWHVALENNIILTYNSRESQETPYIAENEKMTSYYGYGWAVSKSKRDTKIVAHNGSNGLYFSDFVRYVDDDVVVIYITNAFLGSESEYVAREIGKMMFDTSYNATPIPRNIYELIHEFMKINPATNAEKLPDFLMKELKYEFNDHAILNRLGYSRLKKEDQPGWALALFKLNVKLFPKDGNLWDSLGEAYLKYNQKEDAIKSYTKAVELGSKESKKTLYKLLNEDE, encoded by the coding sequence ATGAAATCATTTACTAAAACACTATTTTTTGTACTTATCACGCTTTCAACCTTCAGCGTTTTTGCTCAAAACAATCATAAGAAGCTCATTAACAAAATAGACGTTTATTTAGAGGCAAGCGAAACAAATGGATTTTCTGGAGTTGTTTTAGTTGCTAAAAAAGGGGAAGTTATGTTGTCTAAAGGATATGGATGGGCAGATCGAAAAAATAAAATACCCAATTCACCAGCAACCGTTTTTAATATTGGTTCTGTAACCAAACAATTTACGGCATCTGCAATTTTAAAATTGGTAGAGCAAGGAAAAATTAAAACATCAGATAAAATAAGTTCCTATTTTACCCAAACACCTATGGATAAGAGCGATATAACGATTCATCAATTACTAACGCATACATCAGGAATTTCCAATAGAACAGGTGGTTTTAGGTATCATGAAGCTAGCAAAGATCAGTTTTTAAAAGAGTTTTTTGAATCAGAATTACACTCTAAACCTGGCACAACCTATCAATATGCAAATGCCAACTACATTATGTTAACGGTTATATTGGAGTCAGTTTCAGGACAAACCTATAATGCTTTTCTAAAGGAACATCTATTTAAACCTGCTCAAATGAAAAGTACAGGGTATAAAAGTATCGATTTTAGTACAGAACGACTAGCACATGGGTACTATTATAATAGAGATGATGAAGAATGGAAAGATTGGGGAACAACCCAACAACATCTACCTTACAATAACAATCATTGGTATAGCATAGGAAAAGGCGATATTCACTCTACTATTGAAGATTTATACAAGTGGCATGTCGCTTTAGAAAACAATATCATTTTAACTTATAATTCAAGAGAATCTCAAGAAACACCATATATAGCCGAGAACGAGAAAATGACTTCGTATTATGGGTATGGGTGGGCCGTGTCTAAAAGTAAAAGAGACACCAAAATTGTTGCTCATAATGGTAGTAATGGTTTGTACTTTTCAGATTTCGTGAGATATGTAGACGATGATGTAGTCGTGATATACATAACAAATGCGTTTTTAGGAAGTGAATCAGAATACGTTGCCAGAGAAATTGGGAAAATGATGTTTGATACAAGTTACAATGCTACACCAATTCCAAGAAATATTTATGAGTTAATACATGAGTTCATGAAAATCAATCCAGCTACAAATGCAGAAAAATTACCAGATTTTTTAATGAAAGAACTTAAGTATGAATTTAACGACCATGCCATACTAAATCGATTAGGGTATAGTAGATTGAAAAAAGAAGATCAACCTGGTTGGGCTTTAGCATTGTTTAAATTGAATGTGAAATTATTTCCTAAAGATGGTAATTTATGGGACTCACTGGGTGAAGCGTATTTAAAATACAATCAAAAAGAAGATGCCATAAAGAGTTACACAAAAGCGGTCGAATTAGGTAGTAAGGAGTCAAAAAAAACATTGTACAAATTGTTGAATGAAGACGAGTAA
- a CDS encoding cupin domain-containing protein, with the protein MKTSNTFDMINVNDQIKKIQSYYSPKIIAEVNNEYVKIAKIKGEKVPWHTHENEDELFYILNGSLIMEIEHQQPFTMQKGDLFVVPKGVNHKVSSKKECTILLIESKITLHTGNVITEITKSINKQKG; encoded by the coding sequence ATGAAGACGAGTAATACATTTGACATGATAAACGTAAATGATCAAATTAAAAAAATACAATCCTATTATTCACCAAAAATAATAGCTGAAGTAAATAATGAATATGTAAAAATCGCTAAAATTAAGGGAGAGAAAGTCCCATGGCATACCCATGAAAACGAAGATGAGTTATTCTACATTCTAAACGGATCACTGATTATGGAAATAGAGCATCAACAGCCTTTTACCATGCAAAAAGGAGATTTATTTGTGGTTCCTAAGGGTGTAAACCATAAAGTATCATCTAAAAAGGAATGTACCATCCTATTAATAGAAAGCAAAATAACTTTACATACAGGAAATGTAATTACTGAGATTACAAAATCAATCAACAAGCAAAAAGGGTGA
- a CDS encoding DUF4386 domain-containing protein yields MKKYTKTIPFVKSKFIGVLFLLAFLFYGIGRSLFESELDTYKYFGALLMVINSVAVLLIGFFLRKTIIKFNLLIGNTYFLSRVIEAFALSSILLNLIPEISISLDFGYFIAMLFLGIGSIPMCYICYKHNLLPKWMALWGLIGYTLMGFGFIVELFGKESSMYLLILAGFWEVAFAIWLIISKQQNKIIEPTYL; encoded by the coding sequence ATGAAAAAATACACCAAAACAATACCATTTGTAAAGTCAAAATTTATTGGTGTCTTATTTCTTTTGGCTTTTTTATTTTATGGTATTGGGCGCAGTTTATTCGAAAGCGAATTAGATACCTATAAATACTTTGGTGCTTTGCTAATGGTCATAAATTCAGTTGCTGTATTGTTAATTGGTTTTTTTCTAAGAAAAACCATAATCAAGTTTAATCTTTTAATAGGAAACACTTACTTTTTGTCAAGAGTAATCGAAGCATTTGCACTAAGTAGTATTCTTTTGAACTTAATTCCTGAGATTAGTATTTCTTTGGATTTTGGTTATTTTATTGCAATGCTTTTTTTAGGAATTGGTAGTATTCCAATGTGTTATATATGCTACAAACACAATCTTTTACCAAAATGGATGGCTTTGTGGGGTCTAATTGGATACACTTTAATGGGCTTTGGCTTTATAGTGGAGTTATTTGGCAAAGAATCGAGTATGTACTTACTAATATTAGCAGGGTTCTGGGAAGTAGCTTTTGCTATTTGGTTAATTATTAGCAAACAACAAAACAAAATAATAGAACCGACTTATTTATAA
- a CDS encoding alpha/beta fold hydrolase gives MFFKSKEGKEKIISLYNQKLKELNIEYSEKLIETKFGVTNVITTGDWKNPPLVLIHGTGGCAPQILDSLPDLSSRYCVYAIDVLAQPNKSSENRLDMKSPDYGKWLIEIIIKLRLKNVTLVGFSFGGFISLKALEFNETPVKQVFLIAPVYIVNGNPFIGVFKMFLPLKKFIKTNNSKYIKKVMDALFSEYDDFALNFMSNTFQYCNMDFSPLPVISKQSTKNIQKPITIIAAEKDILFPGKKMIKRAKDIFPSLEEVILLEGSKHVPTNKNFKRIEDLILDKSE, from the coding sequence ATGTTTTTCAAATCAAAAGAAGGAAAAGAAAAAATCATAAGTCTTTACAATCAAAAGTTAAAAGAGCTAAATATTGAATATTCAGAAAAATTGATAGAAACAAAGTTTGGTGTCACAAATGTTATTACTACTGGAGATTGGAAAAATCCACCTTTAGTTCTGATACACGGCACAGGCGGTTGTGCACCACAAATTTTAGATTCTTTACCTGATTTATCATCAAGATATTGTGTCTATGCAATAGACGTTTTAGCGCAGCCCAATAAAAGTTCTGAGAATAGATTAGACATGAAGTCTCCAGATTATGGTAAATGGCTTATTGAAATAATCATAAAACTTAGATTAAAAAATGTAACCCTAGTAGGCTTTTCCTTTGGTGGCTTCATAAGTTTAAAAGCACTAGAATTTAATGAAACACCCGTTAAGCAGGTTTTCTTAATCGCCCCAGTATATATTGTTAATGGTAACCCTTTTATAGGCGTATTCAAAATGTTTCTACCGCTCAAAAAATTTATTAAAACCAATAATTCAAAATATATAAAAAAAGTTATGGATGCGCTATTCTCTGAATATGATGATTTTGCATTAAATTTTATGTCAAATACATTCCAATATTGCAATATGGATTTTTCGCCTTTACCAGTAATCTCTAAACAATCTACTAAAAATATTCAAAAACCAATTACAATTATTGCGGCTGAAAAAGACATTTTATTCCCCGGTAAAAAAATGATAAAACGAGCTAAGGATATTTTTCCTTCTTTAGAAGAAGTCATATTATTAGAAGGATCTAAACATGTACCAACCAATAAAAATTTTAAAAGAATTGAAGATTTAATTTTAGATAAAAGTGAATAA
- a CDS encoding YraN family protein, whose protein sequence is MKVYGQTQIKNEYKILEKNYRYLKAEVDIIAKKGAVLAVVEVKTRSTDYFGDPQDFITPKKIKLLLSAVDYYVVQLDLDVEVRFDIIAIIHQKNETKIEHLKDAFLHF, encoded by the coding sequence TTGAAGGTTTACGGGCAGACACAAATTAAAAACGAGTATAAAATCTTAGAAAAAAACTATCGATATTTAAAAGCAGAAGTAGATATTATTGCGAAAAAAGGAGCGGTTTTAGCTGTTGTTGAAGTAAAAACACGTTCCACAGATTATTTTGGAGATCCTCAAGATTTTATCACTCCCAAAAAAATAAAACTATTACTTTCTGCTGTAGATTATTATGTGGTGCAACTAGATTTAGATGTTGAGGTTCGTTTTGATATTATTGCTATTATTCATCAAAAAAACGAAACAAAAATAGAACACTTAAAAGATGCTTTTTTGCATTTTTAA
- a CDS encoding sulfatase-like hydrolase/transferase — MKFIKALLILFAFFLITNYTTRAQESNKPNIIIILTDDQGYGDVGFNGSKQIKTPNIDQLAKNGAVFTNGYVSYAVCGPSRAGLITGRYQDQFGYSRNPLFGPKDASLGLPLEEETLAEALKKAGYINMAIGKWHLGAHATLRPLKRGFDEFYGFLSGGHKYFPEQLIRKDLSEVGSQFDAYNTKLLRNDTRVEETEYLTDAFSREAVNFVDKNAEKPFFLYLAYNAPHAPLQATEKYLSRYPDIKNKDRKTYAAMVSAVDDGVGLLLQKLKDLNIDKNTIVFFLSDNGGNENKGSFNGPLKKGKGSLFEGGIRVPFAVQWEGTILPNQQFEYPIISLDIFATAVAQANVTPRNKIDGKNLIPYLSGKNNEAPHETLYWRMYDKKSAAVRKNNFKYIIEKEGEVGLYNLANDISEKNNIKDSLKIKELKSLYEIWNKNNINPIFYGLGDNKEYNQKNPKRFKNVEKY, encoded by the coding sequence ATGAAGTTTATAAAAGCATTGCTAATCTTGTTCGCGTTTTTTCTGATAACAAACTACACAACAAGAGCACAAGAATCTAATAAACCCAACATCATTATTATATTAACTGATGATCAAGGTTATGGAGATGTTGGTTTCAATGGTAGCAAACAGATAAAGACGCCAAATATTGATCAACTGGCAAAAAATGGAGCTGTCTTCACAAATGGATATGTAAGTTATGCTGTTTGCGGGCCAAGTAGAGCGGGATTAATAACAGGAAGATATCAAGATCAATTTGGGTACAGTAGAAATCCGCTTTTTGGTCCTAAAGATGCTTCATTAGGTTTACCACTAGAAGAAGAAACTTTGGCAGAAGCACTTAAAAAAGCAGGGTATATAAATATGGCAATTGGTAAATGGCATTTAGGTGCACACGCTACTTTACGACCTTTAAAAAGAGGTTTTGATGAGTTTTATGGTTTTTTATCTGGGGGGCACAAATATTTTCCAGAGCAATTAATTCGTAAGGATTTATCCGAAGTTGGTTCGCAATTTGATGCCTATAATACCAAGCTTTTACGAAACGATACAAGAGTTGAAGAAACAGAATATCTAACGGATGCTTTTTCTAGAGAAGCCGTAAATTTTGTGGATAAAAATGCCGAAAAACCTTTCTTTTTGTACTTAGCTTACAATGCACCCCATGCACCTTTACAAGCAACTGAAAAATATTTATCTAGATATCCAGATATAAAAAATAAGGATAGAAAAACGTACGCGGCTATGGTGAGTGCCGTAGATGATGGTGTTGGATTATTATTGCAAAAATTAAAGGATTTAAATATTGATAAAAATACTATAGTTTTCTTTTTGTCAGACAATGGAGGTAATGAAAATAAAGGTTCTTTTAATGGTCCTCTAAAAAAAGGAAAAGGTTCTTTGTTTGAAGGCGGCATTAGAGTTCCTTTTGCAGTGCAATGGGAAGGTACAATTTTACCAAACCAACAATTTGAATACCCAATAATATCACTAGATATTTTTGCAACAGCAGTAGCACAAGCCAACGTAACTCCTAGAAATAAAATTGATGGGAAAAATTTAATTCCGTATTTATCAGGTAAGAATAATGAAGCGCCTCATGAAACTTTGTACTGGAGAATGTATGATAAAAAATCAGCAGCAGTTAGAAAAAATAATTTCAAATACATCATTGAAAAAGAGGGTGAAGTTGGTTTGTACAATCTAGCCAATGATATTTCAGAAAAGAACAACATAAAGGATTCTTTGAAGATTAAAGAATTAAAAAGTTTATATGAGATTTGGAACAAAAACAATATCAATCCTATTTTCTATGGATTGGGAGATAATAAAGAATACAATCAAAAAAACCCAAAAAGATTTAAAAATGTCGAAAAATATTAA
- a CDS encoding right-handed parallel beta-helix repeat-containing protein, with protein sequence MSKNIKSSILYNFFSLLILIGFFACGKQQHNNYYFHPNSGDDSNAGTSKASPFQSLSKIKELKISAGDTLFLSSNQIFTESLELVDISGSKQNPIVITVYDNKKKDDKAIIKTAGLLNAILVENSSFIEIHNLEVSANPDENQHKPTQNQMRCGVLVETTKPGTFEHIYLNNLLVSDIFFEKEGVSRSKKETKSANGTQNYGWGIRFINSHKDAILKDVKVSGSSIKNVSHTGIKLTSGKSKYGIVDFEISGNQVLETGGPGIQMSGVKNGHIFNNIVDKSGSNNDSRKWGRGSGLWTWGASDILIEKNRFTNANGPGDSAGAHIDYNCNNIVLQYNFSGNNAGGFCEILGNNHNCSYRYNISVNDGHRVKGEKDAFQEGKTFWISAYSGKKRIGAKNSYFYNNTIYVKKEIDAKFAVDRISKGVLIANNIFHIEGDAQAVKGDQYNPESKGKWLVTDVFFKNNLFLHTSSWPKPLPLQDEAPIFGDANFKNLGGFSIADYTPTNQQLIKNKGVKIQNLPKDTIGLKYGLHLEKDILGNKIIGLPDLGAIEMQ encoded by the coding sequence ATGTCGAAAAATATTAAATCCTCAATTTTATACAATTTTTTTTCATTACTTATATTGATTGGCTTTTTTGCTTGCGGGAAACAGCAACATAACAATTATTATTTTCATCCCAATTCAGGAGATGATTCCAATGCAGGAACGTCTAAAGCTAGCCCTTTTCAATCGCTTTCAAAAATTAAAGAATTAAAAATTTCTGCTGGAGATACTTTGTTTTTATCATCTAATCAGATATTTACAGAAAGTTTAGAGTTGGTAGACATTAGCGGGTCTAAACAAAACCCGATTGTGATTACAGTTTATGATAACAAAAAAAAAGATGATAAAGCCATTATTAAAACAGCAGGTTTGCTAAATGCAATTTTGGTAGAAAATTCAAGTTTTATAGAAATCCATAATTTAGAAGTATCTGCAAATCCAGATGAAAATCAACATAAACCTACTCAAAACCAAATGCGTTGTGGAGTTTTAGTAGAAACTACAAAACCAGGAACTTTTGAACATATCTACCTTAATAATTTACTAGTTAGCGATATTTTTTTCGAAAAAGAAGGAGTTTCAAGGTCTAAAAAAGAAACCAAATCTGCTAACGGAACGCAAAACTATGGTTGGGGAATTCGTTTTATCAATAGCCATAAAGATGCTATTTTAAAAGATGTAAAAGTAAGCGGAAGTAGTATAAAAAATGTTTCGCATACGGGTATCAAACTTACCTCTGGAAAAAGCAAGTATGGTATTGTAGACTTTGAAATTTCAGGAAATCAAGTTTTAGAAACTGGAGGACCTGGCATTCAAATGTCTGGAGTAAAAAATGGACATATTTTTAACAATATTGTAGATAAATCTGGCAGTAATAACGACTCTAGAAAATGGGGCAGAGGTAGTGGTTTATGGACTTGGGGAGCATCAGACATCCTTATTGAAAAAAACCGATTTACAAATGCAAATGGCCCAGGAGATTCTGCCGGCGCACATATAGATTATAATTGTAATAACATTGTATTGCAATATAATTTTAGCGGAAACAATGCTGGTGGATTTTGTGAAATACTAGGAAATAATCACAATTGTTCATACAGATACAACATTAGTGTGAACGATGGTCATAGAGTAAAAGGTGAAAAGGATGCTTTTCAAGAAGGGAAAACCTTTTGGATTAGTGCGTACAGTGGTAAGAAAAGAATTGGTGCTAAAAACAGCTATTTTTACAACAATACCATTTATGTAAAAAAAGAAATTGATGCCAAGTTTGCTGTGGATAGAATTTCAAAAGGAGTACTCATTGCAAATAATATTTTTCACATAGAAGGCGATGCACAAGCTGTAAAGGGCGACCAATACAATCCTGAGTCTAAAGGCAAATGGTTGGTTACAGATGTGTTTTTTAAAAACAATCTTTTTCTACACACCTCTAGTTGGCCAAAACCACTGCCTCTACAGGATGAAGCACCTATTTTCGGGGATGCAAATTTTAAAAATTTAGGAGGATTTTCTATCGCTGACTACACACCAACCAATCAACAATTAATTAAAAACAAAGGGGTAAAAATTCAGAATTTACCTAAAGATACTATTGGTTTAAAATACGGCTTACACCTTGAAAAAGATATCTTGGGTAATAAAATCATTGGATTGCCAGATTTAGGTGCTATAGAAATGCAATAG